In a single window of the Longimicrobiaceae bacterium genome:
- a CDS encoding ATP-binding protein has translation MMRGRDVRDSVILIVDDERANLDLLEACLEDDGYKHLHSVQDPREVVDAFERYHPDIVLLDLHMPHLDGFAVMEQLLQHIPAGDYLPILVLTADITAEAKRRALSGGAKDFLSKPFDLGEVVQRIANLLETRLLHREEQEARRAAEAAEARARILAEAGRILATSFDYQTTLSSLARLAVPAVADYAVVDVLQEDGSIARVGVAHVDPAKEPLLRETAHLAAGRLPPTHPEVGALTEGRETLVTDITEEIIEEMAADDEHRRIIAELSPKSLIAVPLQVPGQVIGSLVLAAAESGRRFDAGDFRLAQELASRAAMAVEGARLYHAAQRALHARDEMLSVVAHDLRNPLNAIILGVEGVLEDLPKAQLPVEYQTLQTVRVSARRMDRLIHDLLEVARIESGKLRIEPHPERIAMIVDEAVAMMRPLAESQGLEVVTCVDRGIRPVLADGSRILQVISNLVGNAIKFTPAGGKVTIEAEELESEVRLVVADTGTGIAAEQLPHLFARHWQGSDRDRRGIGLGLAIAKGIIESHRGRIWVESQFGAGSRFYFTLPLAESSVVSERTLVPSQG, from the coding sequence AGCGGTATCACCCGGACATCGTGCTCCTCGACCTGCACATGCCGCATCTCGACGGATTTGCGGTCATGGAGCAGCTACTCCAGCACATCCCTGCGGGAGATTACCTGCCGATCCTGGTTCTCACCGCCGACATCACCGCGGAGGCAAAGCGGCGGGCGCTCTCCGGCGGGGCGAAGGACTTCCTGAGCAAGCCCTTCGACCTGGGCGAGGTGGTGCAGCGCATCGCCAATCTGCTCGAGACCCGCCTCCTGCACCGCGAAGAGCAGGAGGCGCGGCGCGCTGCCGAAGCCGCCGAGGCGCGCGCCCGCATCCTCGCGGAGGCGGGGCGCATCCTCGCTACCTCCTTCGACTACCAGACCACGCTCAGCTCCCTCGCCCGCCTGGCTGTGCCCGCGGTGGCGGACTATGCGGTCGTCGACGTCCTGCAGGAGGATGGCTCGATCGCCCGGGTCGGGGTCGCGCACGTGGATCCGGCGAAAGAGCCGCTGCTGCGCGAGACCGCCCATCTGGCGGCGGGGCGTCTGCCGCCCACCCACCCCGAGGTCGGCGCGCTGACCGAAGGCAGGGAGACCCTGGTCACCGACATCACCGAGGAGATCATCGAGGAGATGGCGGCGGACGACGAGCACCGTCGCATCATCGCGGAGCTCTCCCCGAAGTCCTTGATCGCGGTGCCGTTGCAGGTGCCCGGGCAGGTGATCGGCTCCCTGGTGCTGGCGGCGGCCGAGTCGGGCCGCCGTTTTGACGCCGGCGATTTCCGCCTGGCCCAGGAGCTTGCCAGCCGGGCCGCGATGGCGGTCGAGGGGGCACGCCTCTACCACGCCGCGCAGCGCGCCCTGCATGCGCGTGACGAGATGCTGTCGGTGGTCGCCCACGACCTACGCAACCCGCTGAACGCCATCATCCTCGGGGTGGAGGGGGTGCTGGAGGATCTGCCCAAGGCGCAGCTCCCCGTGGAGTACCAAACGCTGCAGACCGTGCGGGTATCGGCGCGGCGGATGGACCGGCTCATCCACGATCTGCTGGAGGTCGCGCGGATCGAGAGCGGGAAGCTGCGCATTGAGCCGCACCCTGAGCGAATCGCGATGATCGTCGACGAAGCGGTGGCGATGATGCGCCCGCTTGCCGAGTCGCAGGGGCTGGAGGTCGTCACCTGCGTGGATCGGGGGATCCGGCCGGTGCTGGCGGATGGATCGAGGATCCTGCAGGTGATTTCCAACCTGGTGGGGAACGCGATCAAATTCACGCCGGCGGGAGGAAAGGTGACGATCGAAGCGGAGGAGCTGGAGAGCGAGGTGCGCCTGGTAGTGGCGGACACCGGAACCGGGATTGCCGCGGAGCAGCTCCCGCATCTCTTCGCCAGGCACTGGCAGGGGAGCGACCGCGACCGACGGGGGATCGGGCTGGGGCTGGCCATCGCCAAGGGGATCATCGAGAGCCACCGCGGGCGCATCTGGGTCGAGAGCCAGTTCGGCGCCGGCAGCCGCTTCTACTTCACCCTCCCATTGGCGGAGAGCAGCGTCGTCTCGGAGCGGACCCTGGTGCCGTCCCAGGGATAA
- a CDS encoding glycosyltransferase, translating into MKLVVFGLSLSSSWGNGHATTYRALLRAFAARGHEVVFYEWDAPWYGGAHRDLANPEFCRLELYPSWEQVIPRAITEAREADATLVGSYVRQGAAVIDALAEAGVDPLFFYDIDTPVTVAQLRGPGADYLRVDQVPLFTRYLSFTGGPWLEHVLEGELGARDARALYCSVDPEAHGPVDKDPEFEVDLAYMGTYAPDRQPVIERLLNDVAWALPKRSFLVAGPQYPDEIRWPANVRRVSHLPPSRHAAFYSSAAWQLNATRADMVAAGWSPSVRLFEAGACGAAILSDFWPGIDQLFVPGQELALPETTEAACALLEDTHPDDRRAMGAALRSTIVAEHSAQRRADELESYLQTPSVLLTARRTGSQSVRRISRRAQRPENYELRISNYNFES; encoded by the coding sequence ATGAAGCTGGTCGTGTTCGGACTCTCCCTCTCGTCCAGTTGGGGCAACGGTCACGCGACGACCTATCGGGCGCTGCTTCGCGCCTTCGCCGCACGCGGACACGAGGTGGTGTTCTACGAGTGGGATGCTCCCTGGTATGGAGGCGCCCACCGCGACCTCGCGAATCCCGAGTTCTGCCGGCTCGAGCTCTACCCGAGCTGGGAGCAGGTGATCCCGCGCGCGATCACCGAGGCCCGCGAGGCGGACGCTACCCTCGTCGGCTCGTACGTGCGACAGGGTGCAGCGGTCATCGATGCCCTCGCCGAGGCCGGCGTCGATCCGCTCTTCTTCTACGACATCGACACCCCGGTGACGGTGGCGCAGCTCCGCGGCCCCGGGGCAGACTACCTGCGGGTAGACCAGGTCCCGCTCTTCACCCGCTACCTATCTTTTACCGGTGGACCCTGGCTGGAGCACGTGCTGGAGGGGGAGCTCGGGGCTCGGGATGCGCGGGCCCTCTACTGCTCGGTCGACCCGGAAGCGCACGGCCCCGTCGACAAGGACCCCGAGTTCGAGGTCGACCTCGCCTACATGGGGACCTACGCTCCCGATCGTCAGCCAGTAATCGAGCGGCTGCTGAACGACGTGGCGTGGGCGCTGCCGAAGCGGTCTTTCCTGGTGGCGGGGCCGCAGTACCCCGACGAGATCCGCTGGCCCGCCAACGTGCGGCGCGTGAGCCACCTGCCGCCCTCGCGTCACGCCGCCTTCTACTCGAGCGCGGCGTGGCAGCTCAACGCGACGCGCGCCGACATGGTGGCCGCGGGCTGGTCGCCCTCGGTGCGCCTCTTCGAGGCGGGCGCATGCGGAGCGGCGATCCTCTCGGATTTCTGGCCGGGCATCGACCAGCTCTTCGTGCCCGGGCAGGAGCTCGCCCTACCGGAGACCACCGAGGCAGCCTGCGCCCTGCTGGAGGACACACATCCCGACGATCGCCGGGCCATGGGAGCCGCGCTCCGGTCAACGATCGTTGCAGAGCACAGTGCACAGCGGCGCGCCGACGAGCTCGAGTCGTACCTGCAGACTCCCTCGGTTCTTCTGACGGCGCGACGGACGGGATCGCAGAGCGTACGGAGGATTTCGCGGAGGGCACAGAGGCCGGAAAATTACGAATTACGAATTTCGAATTACAATTTTGAATCCTGA
- a CDS encoding glycosyltransferase, with protein sequence MRLTFFGSSLVSSYWNGAATYYRGLLRALHRLGHHIVFCEPDAFGRQQRRDLQGEPGYARVVVYRDEAERDRLVDAAFAASDWVIKCSGVGVWDRELEDAIADRSGGNAATAFWDVDAPATLGRLEADPTDAFTECIPRYDWIFTYGGGPPVVEAYRRYGAQGCTPVYNGLDADEHRPLPEVVPPGWDVLFMGNRLPDREERVHEFFFCAAEHFPEGRFALGGEGWGDVNFPANVEYLGHVPTSRHNELNSAARIVLNIHRESMATNGWSPATRMFEAAGAAACQVTDPWRGIEEFFEPGEEILVATSGEEVARIARATDPATARRIGEAARRRALRCHTYDQRATLVDAILRTRPAAAVEITGGAEEEVG encoded by the coding sequence ATGCGCCTGACCTTCTTCGGCTCGTCACTGGTCTCTTCTTACTGGAACGGCGCGGCCACCTATTATCGCGGGCTGCTGCGGGCGCTGCATCGCCTCGGTCACCACATCGTCTTCTGCGAGCCGGACGCTTTCGGGCGTCAGCAGCGACGCGACCTCCAGGGCGAACCCGGATACGCGCGGGTGGTCGTCTACCGTGACGAAGCCGAACGTGACCGGCTGGTAGATGCTGCCTTCGCTGCCAGCGATTGGGTGATCAAGTGCAGCGGCGTGGGCGTGTGGGATCGCGAGCTGGAAGATGCGATTGCCGATCGGTCGGGTGGCAATGCCGCCACTGCTTTCTGGGACGTGGACGCCCCCGCTACCCTCGGCCGACTCGAAGCCGATCCGACCGACGCCTTCACCGAGTGCATCCCGAGGTATGACTGGATCTTCACCTACGGCGGCGGGCCTCCAGTGGTCGAGGCTTACCGGCGTTACGGAGCGCAGGGCTGTACGCCCGTCTACAACGGCCTCGATGCCGACGAGCACCGACCGCTGCCGGAGGTCGTCCCTCCCGGATGGGATGTTCTCTTCATGGGGAATCGGCTCCCCGACCGCGAAGAGCGGGTACACGAGTTTTTCTTTTGCGCCGCGGAGCACTTCCCCGAGGGCCGCTTTGCTCTCGGGGGCGAGGGGTGGGGCGACGTGAATTTCCCGGCCAACGTCGAATACCTGGGCCACGTCCCCACCTCGCGACACAACGAGCTGAACAGCGCCGCGCGGATCGTGCTCAACATCCACCGGGAGTCGATGGCCACGAACGGCTGGTCTCCGGCCACGCGGATGTTCGAGGCGGCCGGCGCGGCAGCCTGCCAGGTCACCGATCCCTGGCGTGGGATCGAGGAATTCTTCGAGCCGGGAGAAGAAATCCTGGTTGCCACGTCCGGGGAGGAGGTGGCGCGAATCGCCCGCGCCACCGATCCCGCCACGGCGCGGCGAATCGGGGAGGCGGCACGCCGCCGCGCCCTTCGATGTCACACTTACGATCAGCGGGCCACACTCGTGGACGCGATTCTCCGCACGCGGCCCGCGGCCGCCGTGGAGATCACGGGGGGCGCCGAGGAGGAGGTGGGATGA
- a CDS encoding glycosyltransferase family 4 protein: MRILLTTDTVGGVWDYTRILAESLCAAGHKVLLAVLGDAAADRRGPLPSCVEVAARPYRLEWMPDSAADVEASTAWIEELALEWRPVVVHLNQYSPALGNFAAPTLLVSHSDVFSWFSETLASPAPAEWSEYHDRVRSALRRATLVIAPSQYQSRLLARHYGFAADQVIANGIAPPDPDHQERRSPLVVSVGRAWDSAKGIRTLDKAADELGEDAPPIHLLGPCTSPQGEHLETKHIVCHGTADRASVDAWLGRATIYVGPSLYEPFGLAPLEAALHGCALVLSDIGSFRELWDGCAEFFPPGDSGRLAAILSSLRRDETRVRRLAEAARRRALERYTADRMAREYQGIYAALAPDRPLPGSTRSVHQPV, encoded by the coding sequence ATGAGAATTCTGCTGACGACCGACACGGTGGGCGGGGTCTGGGACTACACCCGCATTCTGGCGGAATCGTTGTGCGCCGCCGGGCACAAGGTGCTGCTCGCCGTGCTGGGGGATGCGGCCGCAGACCGACGCGGGCCGTTGCCGAGTTGCGTCGAGGTGGCAGCGCGCCCCTATCGCCTCGAGTGGATGCCCGACTCGGCGGCGGACGTGGAGGCGTCCACCGCCTGGATCGAGGAGCTCGCGCTGGAATGGCGGCCCGTCGTGGTGCACCTGAACCAGTACTCGCCCGCGCTCGGCAACTTCGCTGCGCCTACGCTGCTCGTCTCCCACAGCGACGTCTTCTCCTGGTTCTCGGAGACGCTGGCGTCACCCGCGCCGGCGGAGTGGAGCGAATACCACGACCGTGTCCGGTCGGCGTTGCGGCGAGCAACGCTGGTGATCGCCCCTTCGCAATATCAATCGAGGCTTCTCGCCCGCCATTACGGCTTTGCGGCGGACCAGGTGATTGCCAATGGCATCGCTCCCCCCGACCCCGACCACCAGGAGCGTAGGAGCCCGCTTGTGGTCAGCGTTGGTCGCGCCTGGGATTCGGCGAAGGGAATCCGCACGCTGGACAAGGCAGCGGACGAGCTCGGAGAGGACGCGCCGCCGATCCATCTGCTGGGCCCCTGTACGTCGCCGCAGGGCGAGCACCTCGAAACGAAACACATCGTCTGCCACGGAACCGCCGACCGAGCGAGCGTCGACGCGTGGCTCGGCCGTGCCACCATCTACGTCGGCCCGTCGCTGTATGAGCCTTTCGGGCTCGCTCCGCTGGAGGCGGCATTGCACGGCTGCGCCCTGGTGCTCTCCGACATCGGCTCGTTCCGGGAGCTCTGGGACGGGTGCGCCGAGTTCTTCCCTCCCGGAGACTCGGGCCGCCTGGCCGCGATTCTGTCTTCTCTGAGGCGGGACGAGACGCGCGTGCGCCGCCTGGCGGAGGCGGCCCGGCGGCGCGCACTCGAGCGCTACACCGCGGATCGAATGGCGCGGGAATATCAGGGTATCTACGCGGCCCTCGCCCCCGATCGTCCGCTGCCCGGCTCCACGCGATCCGTCCATCAACCCGTATGA